The nucleotide sequence CAATAGCGCCCGCCCGACCAGCCATAATCAGATATCGGGGGTGCTATGTGCTGGATAAATGGCCATGATCTTAATACCGATTTTAAGAAAAACCCTCTTTTAATCAGCAACAAAAGGGATAGGTCTTTGTTCATAACAACAAAACAAACACGAGGAGTTAAGCCATGAACAAGGTCATGAATATTCAACGCCTTGCTGCGATCTGCGCCATTGGTGGTGCTGCGCTGTTCGGCCTGCCCGCTGCGTCCCATGCGACCGGAGCAGCAGCCATGAGCCGGACGGGATATGCGGCCCAAAGCAATATTGAGCCTGTCTCAGCGACGGTGAATGGGCTGCGTCAGCAGGGCGGATGCCGGGAAAAAGAAATGTGGGGTCCGTCAAAACGGCCGGAAGTTGAGCAGGTTTGCACAGGCCGTGCCTCGCAATAAACGGGCACCTGAAACCAGCGGATAGAAAACCAGATTAAGCAAGCCAGCCTGTTCTTATCTAAAGATCAGACTATGAAATATTGGCTGGGGGACCTGGATTCGAACCAGGGCTGACCGGGTCAGAGCCGGTAGTTCTACCGCTAAACTATCCCCCAGCGGCTGGTGGCGGGCTATTAGCATCGGTTTTACGGCAGGGCAAGTCCCTGCCGTCACGCTTTTGTATATTTCCGTTTCACACAGCTGATTTTAACCTCTCCCTTGCGCCCGTAGGTATCCCATGCCCGGAATGCGGCATTGGGAGCATCTGAAAAGGCGAAAGGAAAAAAATACATCGGGGCGTAAACGGTTTATACTCCACCGATGGTTAACCCTTATTCACCCACCTCCTTGAATTTGCCAGGTGCCGGGTCTCATCGACAAGCGGGGGCTTCTGCCTATGCTGCGCTCGATCTGGGAACCAATAATTGCCGTTTGCTGATCGGCACTCCGGCCGGTGGCAGTTTCCGTGTGCTGGACAGTTTCAGCCGTATCGTCCGGCTGGGGGAAGGGTTGCAGACTACAGGCAGGCTCAGCCCGAGGGCGATGGAGCGCACCCTGTCGGCCTTAAGGGTTTGCGTCGCCAGGATGCAACGCAGAACTTTGTCCGGTGTGCGCGCTGTTGCCACGGAAGCTTGCCGCCATGCCGTTAATGGCAGGGATTTCCTTAGCCGCGTACAGGCGGAGACCGGCCTCGACTTTGATGTGATCTCCACGCGCGAGGAAATCGAACTGGCCCTGGAAAGCTGCATCCCCTTGCTTCGGCGTACTGAGGCACGGCGGATCCTGCTGTTCGATATTGGCGGAGGCTCTACGGAGCTTGCCTGGGTACGGATTGATGGCAATTGCCCGGTTCTGGTTGGAACTATTTCCCTGCCTGTTGGCGTCGTGCGTCTGGCCGAACAATATGGGGATGCCAGGTTCAGCGCCGGCGCTTTTGAGGAAATGGTGCAGGATGTCCGGCAGCGTCTGGATACGTTCGAGGATATCCACAGGATTCATCCTGAAATCCTTCACGGTGGGGTTGCCTTGCTGGGTACTTCCGGCACGGCAACTACGATGGCGAGTATCTGTTTTGACCTGAACAGGTATCGTCGATGCATGGTTGACGGAGCGGTAATGAGCCTGACGCAGGCGGATCAGGCAGTGCAAATTCTGCGGGCGCTTGGTGGGGCGGAGCCGCAGGGGGAGGGATTGCGCAAACACCCTTGTATCGGCCCTCAACGTGCTGATTTCGTGCTGCCTGGTTGTGCGATCTTTCAGGCGATCCGGTCGCTTTGGCCGACGGCTTCTGTCATTGTTGCGGATCGGGGGCTGCGGGAAGGAATGCTGCTGAGGATGATGCATGAGGCCGGTCATGGCGGCAGACGCGGCAGAAGAAAGCGGAATCCCGCATTGTCTTCTTCACGCTCTGGCCCGGCAGGCTCTGGATTGGAAGTGCCGGCTTCTGGCATATCGACATTAACGAAGCCGGTTTAAGACGGAACAGATAATGAGCGGTGGAAAAACGCAGCCTCCTACGGGACCGCGCGGCAAGGTTGTGATGCTGAAAACGGCCCGCAAGCGTAGCGTGGCCTCCCAACGGTGGCTGACCAGACAGTTGAATGATCCGTATGTAGCAGCAGCCAAG is from Granulibacter bethesdensis and encodes:
- a CDS encoding Ppx/GppA phosphatase family protein, with amino-acid sequence MNLPGAGSHRQAGASAYAALDLGTNNCRLLIGTPAGGSFRVLDSFSRIVRLGEGLQTTGRLSPRAMERTLSALRVCVARMQRRTLSGVRAVATEACRHAVNGRDFLSRVQAETGLDFDVISTREEIELALESCIPLLRRTEARRILLFDIGGGSTELAWVRIDGNCPVLVGTISLPVGVVRLAEQYGDARFSAGAFEEMVQDVRQRLDTFEDIHRIHPEILHGGVALLGTSGTATTMASICFDLNRYRRCMVDGAVMSLTQADQAVQILRALGGAEPQGEGLRKHPCIGPQRADFVLPGCAIFQAIRSLWPTASVIVADRGLREGMLLRMMHEAGHGGRRGRRKRNPALSSSRSGPAGSGLEVPASGISTLTKPV